Proteins encoded together in one bacterium window:
- a CDS encoding M20 family metallopeptidase, with protein MDELTALKDRVCREVDAMRDDLVSLSGQIYANPETAFEERKAAAWLGAYLQERGFAFEPGIAGLETAFRAQSRGSRDRPHVALLAEYDALPGLGHACGHNLICTASVGAAAALRRASPTLPGTLTVLGTPAEEGGGGKVFMVDRGVFEGIDAAMMFHPSRSNWWTRGGLAALRLAVRFRGRAAHAAAMPEKGINALNALLMTFHGIDSLRQHVTSDVRIHGIVNHGGDAANIVPAFAEGEFSVRARTRQALTDVLAKVKRCAEAGALATGASVEFEEGEVYAERYNNRVLVEMFAENMRRLGIEGEQPPSQGGIGSSDIGNVSMTVPTIHPYLKIVDGDVSGHTPEFREASGSPQGFNAMLAAAKGLAMTVLDVMYRPGAVDEMWSAWRSSVKGGV; from the coding sequence ATGGATGAGTTGACCGCGCTCAAGGATCGCGTGTGCCGGGAAGTCGACGCGATGCGAGACGACCTCGTCTCGTTGAGCGGGCAGATCTATGCGAATCCGGAGACCGCATTTGAGGAGCGCAAGGCCGCGGCATGGCTCGGCGCGTATCTCCAAGAGCGCGGGTTCGCGTTCGAGCCGGGGATCGCCGGCCTCGAGACCGCGTTCCGCGCCCAGTCCCGAGGCAGCCGGGACCGCCCCCACGTGGCCCTCCTCGCCGAGTACGACGCGCTCCCCGGTCTGGGCCACGCGTGCGGCCACAACCTGATCTGCACGGCGAGCGTGGGCGCGGCCGCCGCGCTCCGGCGCGCGTCGCCAACCCTCCCCGGGACGCTCACGGTGCTCGGGACGCCCGCCGAAGAGGGCGGCGGCGGGAAGGTCTTCATGGTCGACCGGGGAGTGTTTGAGGGGATCGATGCGGCGATGATGTTTCACCCCTCGCGGAGCAACTGGTGGACGCGAGGGGGTCTGGCGGCACTACGGCTCGCGGTCAGGTTTCGCGGTCGCGCGGCACACGCCGCGGCGATGCCGGAAAAGGGCATCAACGCGCTCAATGCCCTCCTCATGACCTTTCACGGGATCGACTCGCTGAGGCAGCACGTGACCAGTGACGTCCGCATCCATGGGATCGTGAACCACGGCGGCGACGCGGCGAACATCGTCCCCGCGTTTGCCGAGGGGGAGTTTTCCGTGCGGGCGAGGACCCGTCAGGCGCTCACGGACGTCCTGGCCAAGGTGAAGCGGTGCGCCGAGGCAGGCGCGCTGGCCACCGGCGCGAGCGTGGAGTTCGAGGAGGGAGAGGTCTACGCCGAGCGCTACAACAACCGTGTGCTGGTGGAGATGTTTGCGGAGAACATGCGGCGCCTCGGCATCGAGGGCGAGCAGCCTCCGTCGCAGGGAGGCATCGGCTCGTCGGACATCGGGAACGTCAGCATGACCGTGCCGACCATCCATCCGTACCTCAAGATCGTGGACGGCGATGTCTCCGGCCACACGCCTGAGTTCCGGGAAGCGTCGGGATCCCCGCAGGGCTTCAACGCGATGCTCGCCGCCGCGAAGGGGCTCGCCATGACGGTTCTCGACGTGATGTACCGGCCCGGCGCCGTGGACGAGATGTGGTCCGCGTGGCGGTCGAGCGTCAAGGGGGGTGTCTGA